The Molothrus aeneus isolate 106 chromosome 10, BPBGC_Maene_1.0, whole genome shotgun sequence genomic interval TGAGTAGCAGTTATGTATCATCAGAAATGCTGCCTCTGTTAGatggctctgctgggaaatCACACGACTTACAGGCAGGACTTACAGTCATGACAAACTCTGACGTTCAACATAGTTGCTGCCAAAGAGAATTGTCTGCCAACATTTTCTAGCTACAGACATGTGTGAGCTGATAAGCTGTTCCCTAGCCAGGAGGAACAACCCTGTCCTGAggtgcccccagcacagcatcaccagccaggcaaggggaTTCCTGACTCCCAATATGTTTTATTAATCTTTAGGAAGACATAAGGCTTAGAGGTCAACACTGAGAGTTGCAATTGCTGAAGATGGCATGGTGTGATTAGAGGTGGTGGAGGGAGTGAAGGGATGGCAGCTCTGAGGTGCACTGACCTGTTTGTCAAGATCACGTGCTGCTTAGAGCCAGGCACAACTTATGTTGCCTCCAAATTCACTGCTAAAATCATTGTTTCTGAGCTGAATTACTGAGCAAGGGCAAGATTCAGCCTTTTGAGACATTCCTTGGGAAGCTGAAGTGCTGTCTGTGAAGTGCTGCCCAGGAGAACTTTTATTGCTGCCTCTCACTGATCTTGGCAAAGTCCATGTGAAAAGCTGAGGCTTTTACCTGCACAGGTGTGTTGGCTGCACATCACATTTTTGTATCTCCAGTATCTGTAGGATGAGTAGCATTCCCATGCTGAACAAGTGCTCAGAGATGCCAGTGTACCTCTGTACTTAGAGTACTCACGTCCATCATTATGCAATTGCACTTTTTAAATCAAGATAAGGCATTCTGTCTAATGGACTTGCAATGACAATTAACTTCATCATTACCTCTGGAGATCCAGCTGTACGAATTAAATTGCAATAACTGCCAAAGCTCAGACACCCAGCTAAATTagaatttctgtatttcttcttgCAGGCAGTTTTGTAATGATAGTCTTTACAGCTTGGTGGTTCTGTTGATATCCTGCAACTGTTGAGCACAAATAAACCTTCTACTAAGGGACTGCAGACAGCAAGGCTGCATTTAAGTGTGCTGACTCTGGCATGAAGCAGGAATTGCTCCTTGAAGGCCAAGGAAGATACAGGGGCATGAATTGGAATCAAACAGAAAACTGGATCCATGTTCCCACCACAGCTTATTCTATGTTAACTCAATGAACTCACATCCAGACTTTTATTGAGTGATGTAGCACCTCCCTAAGTAACTCTGAGTTcagtttttttgctgttagcaCAGAACTGTAACTTTCTGTTTCTTGTTGACTACTGGTGTCTTGCTGCAGTCACTTTCCCATCCACAGCAGCCTCCCAAGCTGCACCACCTCGCTGAGGAGCATAAACTCTGAGTTcagtttttttgctgttagcaCAGAACTGTAACTTTCTGTTTCTTGTTGACTACTGGTGTCTTGCTGCAGTCACTTTCCCATCCACAGCAGCCTCCCAAGCTGCACCACCTCGCTGAGGAGCATAACAAAGTTCAGGTTACCATCTGCACCAAGAGAGGAGCGTCACCTGCATCTTATTTTCCTCACCACCCTGTATAATGAACTAACATGTTGAAATGTATCTGGAATTGCACACCAAAGGAGGAatggggcagagggaggtgaggtgggcaaggcAGCAAGAAGTCTGGTTACAGCCTGTATGATGCAGTAATGATGCATCTGTATCTGCAGCATCTGTCATTATACAGTTGAAACCAGTAATTTGTGTTAAGAGTCTAGAACAGCTCGGAAATTTAATTTCACAGACAATCAACTGGAAAACAATTCTGGCCTTCCAAGACCTGCTTCCTGCTTCCTGGCTCTGCTATAGGCTGATTACACAAAAATCTTGTCAAGCAGTTTGCAAGTGGTTTTTAAGGAGTCTAGACACATGGCTCCCATCTAGGTATGTGCTTTCTTTCCCAGCCTCAGTTCCTCACCCATGCTCACTTGGAGAGAGAGGTTTAAAGGGCTGATCTTTGAGCTGTTGTTTTTCAGCCAGTATTATTTCTAAGAAGCACTGGTTTAAAATAATACAGTGGAGAAGGCTGCTGATACTGTGTATGTCTTGAGACTTTACCTGCCCAAAACTTGTGCATAAGTAAAGTTCATTTTTGTATCTATGGTCTAAAGGAATCTTGTTACTTACTCCCTGGAGACACATTTCTTTTAGGTGGAAAAATGTTCTGTCTCCCCTGTGATGCTGTCCTGATTGATGGAAGCTGCACTGTGAATGAAGGGATGTtctcaggagcagcacaggagattGAAATGCAAAGGTTCTCTGAAAGAGAGGTGTCTCTATCTGCTCTGACAGCAaattatttactatttattaGTGTAGTTTGcagcagaagggagaaaaacTGTGGCTTGAATAATTCACAGTTGTCTTAAGCTTTTGGACACTCAATGTGTAATATGACTTTCTTATCCACATTAAAAACAAGTAGTAGTTATGTACTCTTAGGAGTAGAAAGTGAAAATGTATACATAAGTAAATGGAGTTACTTGAcagaatatgtatttttttagtttttggaTTCTGCTGTTGCAGCAGTTCAGCTCAAGCACTCAGAGCAGGGAGGCCAGTGTTGGCCCTAAACATCTAAGACACGGCAAGGCATAAACTTGGTTCAGGGACAAAATGTTCCCAACCTCCTCATTCATAATGTACAGAACCTATTGTACCATGGatgggaggaggcaggagaagaaaaggagctgctcttccctctgcCATGTCCCAGCCTGGAGTGGTTCTGGATCTCTACAGTTAACTACCTTgtcatttcttctccttccttgtCAACCTTTTTCTCAAGAGAGCTACCCAAGTGTTTTTGGGGAGGTAGAGTGTGATGGGTGTCACTGCTTCCTactcagctccttccctctaAGGAAGAtacctgggcactgctgtggcagGTGTAGCCACGAAGGAGGCTGCTAATTCAAGGCAAACAGaactcagcagcagcctgagtgCTTTTAATTACCCTGAGGGCATTAGGAGAATGTGCACAGGGCTGTTCAATTATGTCATTCTCAGCACAGTTAATAAATATTCTTAATCTAGTCAATAAACCTTTCATCTTGTAAATGTTAGGATAATGCTCCTTCTGTTGAAATTAAGTCTTGCTGATTTTGGTGCTTGTCAAATAGCACCTACCTTCTGCAAAATCCACGAGACCACAGATCAGAGCTGCAAAGGTCACATGTCTTTAGGGACTTTCCTAAATCCTGGCAGGCTAGATCTCAATTCCAAGCCTAAAGACCAttgaaataataagaaaaaccATATAAACATGAAAGTTGATTATATTAAACATTGTACTATTTAATTCGTATTGCAAAATACAGTAACAGACTTCAGCACTTCAGTGCATGTGATGCCAAGCTCAAAGTGTTAATCTTTTCCAGCGGCCAGGACAAATCATACACCCCATATCAACTCCCAGGATCATTAGTAGTTATTAGTACACCAGATACTTCAACACCACAGAGATAATTATGCCATAATGAATGAAAGAGAAATTCATTGCAAGAGGAGAATAATCACATTCCCAATACTTCTTaagaaagcagagaggaaattACTATCTGATGCAAATTAATGAGATGAAATTAATAAGTGTCAACCAATAAAGAACTCCTCCAGTGGGACCAGACTGCAGGCACGTAGTACAATCTCTTCTTggccctcctgcagtgctctggTGAGGCCTCACTGAGGAGGTGCATGTTGAACAGGCTCACAGGGCACCACCACCAAAGGGCAGGCAGCTCAAGCAGTGCCAGAGGGATTTTCACCAAGGGTACCCTTGCAGGCAGTGTCTCACATAAGCAGCAGAACAAAACTGGATCCGTGTGCCAGAATAAATTCATGTAATTAAATCCATCCTCTGGAAGGCATCACAACGTAAAGCTCTTTTTGTAGACGTGTCCAATGTGCATCCAGCTCAGAAGGTGCTGGTAATCTCTTGCCAAGAACACGAGGAGGAGCTACTGCTGTGTGCATGGATCTCATTAGTCTATTTGCATAATTACCCTTTCCTAAATgttcacatttttaaatgtattgtAAGACTAGCTGTCAGCTAAGCTTAAAACTGTGAGCAGTAAAGGAATTTAATTCTACTTACAAAATATCCTATTTTATGTTTAATAAGATATAAATATTTGTTGGTTTTATGTGATGTTTAGCAGCTTCACAGTGTCTCTGaagtattaattaattaataagcCTATTATGATCAGGCTGAGAACAAGGTATAATGTGCTGGAAACAGAAGAGGCTTTGATGGCCCAGAGGCACAACAGGTCCTGGATTCATTGTGCTTTGTAATAGAGCTGCTTGCTTCCAGATTAATTTCACCATGCCTGTGCTAGTAACAGGGGATGCTAGTGGTGATCAAACATAAATACACCTATTTAAAGTTCTCCTTAACAGGCCAGACTAAATGGTGATGGGCCGTGTTGTGGTCTGGCAGACACACCTtgtcagccagcagctccttaGGGGGGAATTAACTTCCATTATGACATTACAGTGTCttcacccagcccagccttgaGTGTCTTCAGTCTGAACTGCATGCCCAGGAGGGAACAAACCTCAAGGCTGGgctgaaagacaaaagaaagaaacagaaagaagtttctttcacagaaagagtCTGGGGCATGAATCTCTGAGTTATGCTGAGGCATAGTGTCAAAAGGGTCTAATCAACTTACCCATTTTTAACACCAAGGTGGGAGGGACAAAGTGCCTGTGGCTATGCAAATATAAAATCTACATCTGGAAGTGAAGCTGGGGCTCCTTGTGGCTTTCAAACTGCTCCAGGATGCCTGGGAGCAGGCTAGCAGTGCTTGTCCAGCCCTGTGagtgagcagcaccagcccaaGCAGATGCactccctttccacactgcagCCTCACAACCCTTCTCCAAGGGCACATCACCAGGATATTTTGAGAACCCTGTTGTGAGTTGTTTCCTCTCCAATAGCGTGGTTTCTTCTCACACAGCAGTTGCTAAATAAGATTCCTGTCACAGCCCACCAGAGTGTTCTTCCATCTCAGTTACTTCACATCAAGATAAACTCATGAGAATTAATCATTGAGTACTATTTGGCCCTCTTAAAAGCAGTCCCACCAACAATATGCTTTCAATATTCAAGTTTCAGAAAATCCCTAGGTTTCCATCCTCTGCCTGGGGAGCTGTATGTGAAGGCATGGAGACCTGTCACATACTGGTTGTTTTGGATAAGGACATTCAGGGAAATCCCCTGGATCTGAAAGGGTTTTGAGTGACTTAGGGCTGCCTGCATTTGCTCTCTTAATTTGAATTGGAAACACTGGAGTCTAAGGCAGGGGAGGGAGATTCTGGTTGTTGCTTGCTGAAAAATAATCAGACCACACTATGGTCTTCACCTTCAAAGGCCCTTGAGAAGCTCTGTGTTCTGACAGCTGAAAATCTATACCCAACCAGCTtcttccaagcagaaagagCAGGATTTCTTGTAACAACACCAGGAAGACTGTGCTATGGCAACAATGAAATCAGTCTTGTTTCACAGGCTGCTCTGTTCCCATGACAATGTCACTGTAACTCATCAAATTTCAGTTTCCAGTTTTCCAGGACTGTAGATTTAGAAATATTGCATTAATATGTGTTTATTAAGAGAAAGGCTGGGACAAACACTGGAAAACAAgtgaaatataaagaaaaacacCTGAGATATAAAGATTCCTGAGGAGTATGCTGAGATGCCAGTTGTTGAGACGATGGTTCATAAACTTGAAATCAGTGGTCTGATTACACAGCTAGAAGACAGAGAATGTGAGTTtgtcaaaaacaaaacagtcaCCTGTTATTAATAATTCACTTTATCAAGAAAGATGCAAAGTTCAGGATGGAATTAGTTTGGGTAATCAATGACCCAGAAAATATCTCACCTTCCTGACCTCTTCTGGTTTCCTGTGGAAGGAATTGCAATCCTACCTcaattctcattttcttctgggCTGTGGAGAATAGCCATTGTTTTACAGAAGATCAGGGAGGAGCAGTACAACATGTACATGAAAGTACTACCAGAAATATTTGCAGACAAAACACTCATGTGGAGTTTCTACAGTCATACAAAAAGCGCAACTTTATAGTGGTTTTGACCTTAATCAAAACTTTAATCAGAGCTTATGTTGGAGCTGAAATCCTAAAAGGATTTCCACTGGCCCCACTGCAACTGCATATATGTGATTCCTCCCACAAACAAGCCTTGGGCTCATTAAATGTCATTAGTTAATTCTACAAACAAGTTTTCATTGCTTGTAAGTTAAAGatgcacagagcccagcaaCTAGAGAGATGCACAGCCTGAAGTTCAGCTGCTGTGTATCTCTTAGCTGACTTGCATCTGCTGAAGATTTAGTGCATAAGTAATATTGATATGTCAAAATATCCAGAGCAGATGTAGGATCACAGTAATTGCCTGTGTCACATCAAGTGTGTTGTGCTGCACAAGTTCCTACATATCCTCCTAACTTACTGCCTTGTAAATTCAGCATTGAGTTACTGAGCCAGCTTGTAAAGGCTTTAAATCTTAGCAGTGCAAAGCTCACTGTGGACATGGAAATTACTGTTATTAAGGATAATTGATGTTAATACTCAAGCCAAGACTTCTGTCCTCTTGCTGCAATAAGcacaggcttttcttttttgtctatCAAGAATATTATAGGCTTGTACTCAAATTTGTCTGCAAATTTGAAACTCAGGTCACTCCTGTGATTCACTGAATATCTCAAAATAATCCCAGGCAAACACAGGACCAGTGATCTGTGGCTCTGTGGTCTGTTATTTTAGGTGTCACTGACCTGCAAAGAGATGAAGAATTCCTCAATGCAAGAAAGACAACCGATTTCATAACCcagaatgataacaaagaagATGTGTTGGTTCATCTGTCTGctataaaaaagaataatccCAAGAAATACCTCCACAGTCTAGGAGATGGAGAAATTGTGGAATTTAATATAatacaaggaagaaaaggcCCCCAAGCAGCCGATGTGACAGGACCTGGTGGAGTCCAGTGCAAGGTAGTAAACATGCACCAGACTACAAACCTGTGAGATATTATCCACATCATAGAAGTCTTCCACACACCTACCAAAGAAATAGAACCCAAAACCAACAGCCATCAAGCCCCAGCAACAGTCTAAAAGCAAGAAGAGCACAGAACACGGGCGAGCTGTCCTGCATCCAAAAGCCCATGTCGATAATGAAAGAACCTTCCAGTCTGATAAGTCCCACTTCTTCTAATACCCTTCCCCAATTCCTGTGGCCTTCCTGCCCGCCTCccactttctccttttcctttccattgtcCTATTACCCCTTTTTTATGTTCCCACAAATTCCTACCACCCATTCCCCTCTCCCACGGTCTCCCTCCACTAATCCCCTTCCCCAGAGTTCCTTTGTAATACCAGAGGGAGTGTGAttaggagggaaagaaagaaaagtttccCTAAAGTAACcattttttcttaaagtaatgatttttatttggagTTCCCAACAGGCACACCACCACCTACACTACCTTGTGCAGAGTCTATCACAGCTGACCACTTTACCACAGGAGACAGAGAAACAGCCCCTGCTGAAGAAACTTTCTCCTGACTCAGTTTCCTGAAGAACCATGCTAAGAAAACCCCgcatccctcctgccagctctaAGACACCCCAAAAAGTCTGTTTGGACACTGGGGACTCAgaattgtttacattttgaaaatggTCTTATAGGCGCTTTTGattgtttttgtcattttgagTTAATTCAGTTGATCCTTCAGAAAAGCTTTCTTAATAATGTAAAAAATGGGGAGTTGTGAAGGCCCTGGAGGGGCTTCTCCTAAGTTACAACCCATTGGCTGCTTCCCCTATTGCTATGCCTGAACATAGGTGCTCCTGAggctctccctcccttttccctgatTGGGCCTCACCTTGATACTGCCCGGAGACCAAGGTCAGCTGGGAGGCCCCTGTGGGAGAGAGTGGGACCTTGGGGGGGTGTGGGTCTGAGAGCAGAACATCTCACTGAATTATACATCTATGGATATTATGCAAAAGTCTTTTTTGCTTCTTCACCCTGGACTTTACTAGCAGCAATTTAGGCTGTAACAGATTAGATTTATGTGAACCCACCTGCAAACACAGTAAAGAGAGTGAGGTGAGACCCTACAGCCAGGCTCAGGGCTGCACGATGCTGCGGCTTCAGCCCAAGTTTTCATGTTCTGATGTGAACCAGATTCACATGGCTGACATCCTGCAAAAGCCTCTCCATTTAGGGAGGGGCTGCAtcagtcctggctgtgcctcagagcACATACATTGatatttttttcaacttttgaGAAAAGAACAGCCTTGACTGTACTCATTGCCAGCTGTAAAACAACCTGACTGGTATAGCTGCAAAAAAAGTTTTGATTGCATTTCCAGGAATCCAGAAAGGAGTTTCAGTTTCAGTTTGGTTATATCATGTTTTCTTgtattaaaactaaaaaaaaccaaaattggGAAGGATGTAATAACAAAGGATAGCAGAAAAACAACAGGAATTCTCGGCTTGATGATTTCAAACATTGAAAAACTTATGTTtaacaaaagcaaagaattaattattttgctttttctcaagCTTCAAAGTTTTCACTTCAACTCTTCTGATTCCCTCTCTgatggggctgccaggggagtgagtgagcaagtggctgcctggtgctttgctgctggctggggctaAACCTGGACAACCTGTTCAGAGCAGACAAAACCAGCCAGCCTCTCACACACAGCTCTTCtgctctcacctgtccctgcagaccAGGCAGTTGCCTgtaagaaaagcagcacagactcTGTGTCTCACAGGTGGGATGCAGCTAACCTGCTTCCAAACACTCAAGGCAGATGTTCCAGGAAAAGGACAATAAAGCACACTTAGCCTGAAGAGTTTTCTTCCAAGACAATGCACACATCAGCTTTGTGACAAGGAAATGGTGTGGCTCAAGTACACTGGGAGATGAAGCATAGGTGCTGCACAGCTCATTCTTCACATCCTtcacccccagcactgcagggacccTGGCTTTGCCTTCCTGCTGGCTGGGGGAAGATTGATCTGGTGCTGGGACTGTGAACGCATTGGAATCAACATTTGGTCACTGAAATGACTttgccccagctctggcaggcaAAGTCCCCTTGCTGTCCTTGCAATTCTTTAAGCCTCAATGTTTTTTTAGAAGCTGAAAGAGCAGAATCCTAGAATGggttggattggaagggaccataaaaaTCTCCTGGCATGCTTATTCAGGTCCAATGCCAGCAACCACTGCACTTACAGGGTAATGGGAGAAAACTTCAACGGTACAGTGGAACAAACAGCTGATAGAGAGAGACCTCACTGGGTTTTCCTGTCAGACCTCCCCACACTGGGGGGTCTGCTGCTCCCAAAGGGAGTCAGAAGAGCCTGGGAAAAGTACACTTTATACGCAGGGCAAAAGTGAGTAAAACTCCATCATGCCAAAATTAGAGCATGCCTGTAAATCACTGACTTTGTTTCTCAATGGGATAGCAGGGAGAAGCAAGGCTGTACTGCTGAACTTGCACACAAAACTATATTCAGATAAAAGAGGATTTTAGGACAATATGATTTTGTATTGCCGCCATTTTATTAAGGATTGTTTATTGTTTACAGTAAGGTTGGCACAGTTGCAAGGAAGCCTTGATGGCAGGTGTTGTAAAGCTGGCCAGTGACCGCTGTGCCCAGGGACTCTGCCTGActtgctctgagcccttcccgAGAGCCCATCAGTAGCACTATCTCCTGGATGTGCTCTCAGACAATGCCATCCCAacaagagcagctccagcaagaATGATACTTCCAACAGCTGCtagagcactgccagcagctgcttttctggcctataaaagggaaaacaagacaGGTTTTGGAAACGTGAAGGGCATTTATATTTACAACACTCTAGGATGATAAtctagaaaaggcagggatATTCAGGGTAATAAATCAGTGAGAGCCATGTGCCCCATTAGCAGAAGGGGCAGCACCCAGGTTTGTCCCCCcaggaggtggcactcagtgagagggcactgccaggtgcagacagagcacagggaccctgcaggggcaggggctctggggaggcagCGCTGCTTTGGAGCCCACGCCGGGCACTCGGCTGtcccctgcaggctgcaggctgtgtcccagtgcccggctcacagccagcagccaggagctgctctgggaggcaCCCGGGGCTCACCCCTGGCACTCACCTGGTCTGAGACTCCGTCTCCGTAGCGGAGCATTGTCACAAAGTGCTCACAGTTGCTGGTAAGCACATCATATGGCACCTCCCTGTCAATGCATAGCTCGGCACGCCGGATGATCTCCTTCACAGGGAAAGGAGTGCGGAACTGGTCATACTTGTTGTTGACACGCCATTTATGATTTTTCACCACATccttcaggagctgcttctTCACCTTGGCTCTTGTGGCACGTATTGATGAGCTGCTAAGCAAAACGGATGAAGCTTCTTCATCTGCGAAACCCAAGGAGGAGATAAGGCAGTCAGGCAGACCCTCTCTGGCCCCTCCAGGACTTTAGATGGGtttctgcctgctcctggaAAGGACGGCTACACACACAgcatccacccacagcccatggagggAGACAGGGCCCTTGGGGCATTTCATCACCCGCTCTGCACCTTGCCAGGCGGCACAAGCCTTACCTGTCACATGAATGACATATCCATACCCCACGTAGAGGGCCCAGTGCTGGTAAAGTGGCCGGTCGATCTCGATCAGGTCTCCAGGCTCGGGTTTGCAATTGTCCTGTCCCATGCCGGGCTGGTGCAGTCAGGCCGTGCAGGcgcagctgggctggctgagcgCAGGGCAGAGCGCAGCGGGCAGGCgagggctgtgcaggggcagcTGGCGGGAGCGCAGGCACGGAGGGTGTCAGTGGCGGGCGCCGAGGGCAGCGGCTGCCGGAGCGGGGACCTCGCTGGGCCGGAGCCGgctcggggccggggccgccgccggcGCAGGGCGAGGGAGCGAACGGCCCCGCTCGCAGGCAGCGCATccgcccggggccgggccggggtccGGCTGCTGCCGCCGTGCCCGGCTGCCCCCGCCCGCCCACCCGCCGTGCCCGCGCTGCCCTCCCGGCCGCGCTCCGCTCGGGGCTCCGCCGGGAGCTCCGGGCCCGCTCCGGTGCCGGGACGcggctgcctggggctgccccggTGCCGAGCCGTGCCCGGGCCCTGCGGCACCTCCGGCCGCCCGGCAGAGCCCGGAGGGGCCGCATCCTGCTGGAAACGCCCGCTCGCATCCCCCGAGCTCCGCTCACCTCAGCATCTGTCCCGCTGCTGCCGTGGCCCGGCTCAAAGTCCCCTCTACCCGCTATAAAGAGGGAGCACCGGGCGCGTGGGTGTAACTCGCAGGGCTCGCTGCCGGCTTTGGCCCGGAGCCAGCCCGTCGGGGCACACCCGCcgcctgctccaggctctgctctcgaGGTTGCTGCCAAAACCACCGCTGGATAAAAAAAGCTTGGTGGTTGTTGCCAAAACCACCGCTTCTGGTCCTGCCACCATGGAAGTTGGGCCACCTCCTCTCTGCCAGATGCCCCTGCCCTCAAGGGGTGCTTCTGTTCCACGGCAGGAAACAACCCTGACACCGCTTCTGTACAAGTGGCAGGATATCATCTGTAAAAGAGCAGCTTCAGGATCAGGTTTATAGTCTGGCTTGTGTGCCAGTCAACCAAACCCAGAGAGGATGTAAATGGCCAGTGCAAATGGCCTTGTGTAAATGCAAAAACTTTGCAGCAACAACTTGATGGATTCGATTTACATTATCCCACCTACAAATAGAATGAAGAGGACCAGGTGAGGCCCTTGAGCCAGGCTCAGGGCTGCACAATGCTAGGGCTTCCCTGTCTTGTACTGAATCAGCCCAGGTTTTCATCCTCTGATGTGCACTAGATTCAGATTGTTTAATGTCCTACAAATTCCATTCTTTTTAGGGACtcactgtgcctgtgctgggtgtgCCCCGCAGCACAGGAAATGAGAGTTCTCTCAGCTGTTGGGAAAAGAATAGCCTTGACTCTACTCCATGGCAACTTGAGCAGGTCTCAGGTCTTGCCAGTATTTCCTAGAAAGGCTCAGAAGTGCACAATGTAGCAACTGatggattttgctgctcctcctcacacTCTCACCTTATGGTTTGGGCAGTGTTCCACCAAATCCTGTCAATGCACCCACCAGGCTCAAGGAAAGGCATCCCACAATGAACAACATCACCCTGACTGCAAAAGATGCCTGGTACAACTGCCAACTTCTGCATTCTGTCAAATGTTGCAGCTTTTACAAACAGCAAGACAATTCCCCAGATAAAATAATGCCAATTCTCTTT includes:
- the LOC136560656 gene encoding phospholipase A and acyltransferase 1-like, producing MGQDNCKPEPGDLIEIDRPLYQHWALYVGYGYVIHVTDEEASSVLLSSSSIRATRAKVKKQLLKDVVKNHKWRVNNKYDQFRTPFPVKEIIRRAELCIDREVPYDVLTSNCEHFVTMLRYGDGVSDQARKAAAGSALAAVGSIILAGAALVGMALSESTSRR